A window of the Brassica napus cultivar Da-Ae chromosome A2, Da-Ae, whole genome shotgun sequence genome harbors these coding sequences:
- the LOC106405120 gene encoding beta-galactosidase 6: MMSGRVASCWILVAMVVVLSTASAGGDTAEKGVTYDGRSLIIDGQRKLLFSGSIHYPRSTPEMWPSLIKKTKEGGIDVIQTYVFWNLHEPKLGQFDFSGRNDLVKFIKEIRSQGLYVCLRIGPFVEAEWNYGGLPFWLRDVPGMVYRTDNEPFKFHMQRFTSKIVNLMKSEGLYASQGGPIILSQIENEYGSVEAGFHEKGASYVKWAAQMAVGLQTGVPWIMCKQPDAPDPVINTCNGMRCGETFPGPNSPNKPKMWTEDWTSFYQFYGGEPYIRSAEDIAFHAALFIAKNGSYINYYMYHGGTNFGRTSSSYFITGYYDQAPLDEYGLLRQPKYGHLKELHAAIKSSANPLLHGKQTVLSLGPMQQAYVFEDENSGCVAFLVNNDARKAIQMQFRNNAYSLLPKSIGILQDCKTLIHETAKVNVAKNMRVTTPVQVFNVPDKWEVFRESIPTFSDTPLKTNALLEHTNLTKDRTDYLWYTLRFESSSPCANPSLYIESLGHVVHVFVNNALAGSGHGSRNITVVKLQVPVSLINGQNNISILSGMVGLPDSGAYMERKSYGLTKAQISCGETNAIDLSGSQWGHLVGLLGDKVRLHQWANLKSVKRSTNDAGLIKNCPLAWYKTMFDEPNGDGPVGLNMGSMGKGEVWVNGQSIGRYWVSFLTPSGHPSQSIYHIPRAFLKPSGNLLVVFEEEGGDPLGISLNTISVIGSNQAQSQLS, encoded by the exons atgatgtCCGGTCGGGTCGCATCGTGTTGGATTCTTGTGGCGATGGTTGTTGTTCTCTCCACAGCTTCCGCCGGCGGTGATACGGCGGAGAAGGGAGTAACGTATGACGGACGGTCTTTGATTATCGATGGACAGAGGAAACTTCTCTTCTCCGGTTCCATTCATTATCCTCGCAGCACACCCGAG ATGTGGCCGTCTCTGATAAAGAAGACAAAGGAAGGAGGCATCGATGTGATCCAAACGTACGTTTTTTGGAACCTCCATGAGCCTAAGCTCGGACAG TTTGATTTTAGTGGAAGAAACGATTTGGTGAAGTTTATTAAAGAAATTAGATCACAAGGTCTCTATGTCTGCCTACGTATTGGACCCTTCGTCGAAGCTGAATGGAATTATGG AGGATTGCCATTTTGGTTACGGGATGTACCCGGTATGGTATACCGAACCGATAACGAGCCATTCAAGTTCCACATGCAAAGATTCACCAGTAAGATCGTAAATTTGATGAAATCAGAGGGCTTATATGCGTCTCAAGGAGGTCCAATCATTCTTTCCCAG atagagaACGAGTACGGAAGCGTGGAGGCAGGTTTTCATGAGAAAGGAGCATCGTACGTCAAGTGGGCAGCTCAAATGGCAGTAGGGCTTCAGACCGGAGTGCCATGGATAATGTGCAAGCAGCCCGATGCTCCTGATCCAGTG ATCAATACGTGCAATGGAATGAGATGCGGCGAGACATTTCCAGGACCAAACTCACCTAATAAACCCAAAATGTGGACTGAAGATTGGACATCTTT CTATCAATTTTATGGAGGAGAACCTTATATTAGATCTGCTGAGGATATAGCTTTCCATGCAGCTCTTTTCATTGCGAAAAACGGAAGCTACATTAACTACTACATG TACCATGGTGGAACAAACTTTGGAAGGACATCATCTTCATATTTCATTACAGGATATTATGATCAAGCTCCTCTTGATGAATACG GTCTTTTAAGACAACCAAAGTACGGTCACTTGAAGGAGCTTCACGCTGCTATTAAATCCTCAGCAAATCCTCTGCTTCATGGGAAGCAAACGGTTCTCTCCTTGGGACCAATGCAGCAAGCTTATGTCTTTGAAGATGAGAACAGTGGATGCGTTGCGTTTCTGGTGAACAACGACGCGAGAAAAGCCATTCAAATGCAGTTCAGAAACAATGCGTATAGCTTGCTTCCCAAGTCAATTGGTATTCTTCAGGATTGCAAAACCCTAATCCACGAAACAGCAAAGGTGAATGTGGCGAAGAATATGAGAGTTACAACACCAGTTCAGGTGTTCAATGTTCCAGACAAATGGGAAGTGTTTAGAGAATCAATCCCAACATTTTCAGACACACCTTTGAAGACTAATGCTTTGTTGGAACATACCAACTTGACAAAGGACAGAACTGATTATCTTTGGTACACTTTAAG GTTTGAGTCGAGTTCACCTTGCGCGAACCCGTCTCTCTACATTGAGTCATTAGGACATGTGGTTCACGTGTTCGTCAATAATGCACTAGCAG GTTCTGGGCATGGAAGCAGAAACATCACGGTGGTTAAACTCCAAGTTCCAGTTAGCTTAATCAACGGACAAAACAACATTTCAATCCTTAGCGGCATGGTCGGTTTACCG GACTCTGGGGCTTACATGGAGAGGAAATCTTATGGACTAACCAAAGCTCAAATTAGCTGTGGTGAGACAAATGCCATCGATTTGAGTGGATCTCAATGGGGTCACTTG GTGGGTTTGCTTGGGGATAAAGTTAGGTTACATCAATGGGCGAATCTAAAGAGCGTAAAGCGGAGTACCAATGACGCTGGACTCATTAAGAATTGCCCTCTTGCTTGGTACAAG ACGATGTTTGACGAGCCGAACGGAGATGGGCCGGTGGGGCTTAATATGGGGAGTATGGGTAAAGGGGAAGTGTGGGTGAATGGTCAAAGCATTGGTCGTTATTGGGTTTCCTTTCTCACACCTTCTGGTCATCCTTCTCAATCTAT ATATCATATTCCAAGAGCGTTTCTGAAACCATCCGGAAATCTATTGGTGGTTTTTGAAGAGGAAGGTGGTGATCCTCTTGGGATCTCTTTGAATACAATATCTGTTATTGGTTCTAACCAAGCTCAATCTCAACTTTCATGA
- the LOC106382915 gene encoding amino acid permease 4, with protein MDVSRPAFKCFDDDGRLKRSGTVWTASAHIITAVIGSGVLSLAWAIGQLGWIAGPAVMFLFSFVTYFSSTLLSDCYRTGDPVSGKRNYTYMDAVQSILGGFRFKICGLIQFLNLFGITVGYTIAASISMMAIKRSNCFHESGGKNPCHMSSNPYMIMFGVTEILLSQIKDFDQIWWLSIVAAIMSFTYSAIGLALGIIQVAANGVFKGSLTGISIGTVTQTQKIWRTFQALGDIAFAYSYSVVLIEIQDTVRSPPAESKTMKQATRISIAVTTTFYMLCGCMGYAAFGDAAPGNLLTGFGFYNPFWLLDVANVAIVIHLVGAYQVFAQPIFAFVDKQAAARFPDSDLVSKEFEIRIPGVRAPYKVNVFRAVFRSCFVVLTTVISMLMPFFNDVVGILGALGFWPLTVYFPVEMYIKQRKVEKWSMKWVCLKMLSGGCLVITVVAGVGSVAGVMLDLKVYKPFKTTY; from the exons ATGGATGTTTCTCGGCCAGCTTTCAAATGTTTTGATGATGATGGAAGGCTTAAGAGATCAG ggACGGTTTGGACCGCAAGTGCGCATATTATAACTGCTGTGATAGGATCTGGTGTTCTATCTCTAGCATGGGCCATAGGCCAACTCGGTTGGATCGCTGGACCTGCAGTGATGTTCTTGTTCTCTTTCGTCACTTACTTCTCTTCCACTCTTCTCAGTGACTGCTACAGAACTGGTGACCCTGTTTCCGGAAAGAGAAACTACACTTACATGGATGCTGTCCAATCAATCCTCG GTGGGTTTAGGTTCAAGATTTGTGGTCTGATTCAGTTCTTGAATCTTTTTGGAATCACAGTCGGTTACACAATTGCAGCATCTATAAGCATGAT GGCAAttaagagatcgaactgcttccACGAGAGCGGAGGGAAGAACCCATGTCACATGTCAAGCAATCCCTATATGATCATGTTTGGTGTTACAGAGATCTTGCTCTCTCAGATCAAAGACTTTGACCAGATTTGGTGGCTCTCCATAGTTGCTGCCATCATGTCCTTCACATATTCTGCAATAGGTTTAGCTCTCGGAATCATTCAGGTCGCAg CTAATGGAGTATTCAAGGGAAGTCTCACTGGCATAAGCATAGGAACAGTGACTCAAACCCAAAAGATATGGAGAACCTTCCAAGCACTTGGAGATATTGCCTTTGCTTATTCATACTCCGTTGTCCTAATCGAGATTCAAGACACTGTAAGATCTCCACCAGCAGAATCAAAAACGATGAAGCAAGCGACAAGAATAAGCATAGCCGTCACGACGACGTTTTACATGCTATGTGGTTGCATGGGCTACGCTGCTTTTGGAGACGCAGCACCAGGAAACCTCTTAACCGGTTTCGGTTTCTACAACCCGTTTTGGCTCCTCGACGTGGCCAACGTCGCTATTGTTATCCACCTTGTAGGAGCTTACCAAGTCTTTGCTCAGCCAATCTTCGCGTTTGTGGATAAACAAGCCGCGGCTAGGTTTCCTGATAGTGACTTGGTCTCCAAGGAATTTGAAATCAGGATCCCTGGAGTTAGGGCACCGTATAAAGTCAACGTTTTCAGAGCAGTGTTCCGGTCATGTTTTGTGGTTTTGACCACCGTGATATCGATGCTTATGCCGTTCTTTAACGACGTCGTGGGGATCTTGGGAGCGTTAGGGTTTTGGCCTTTGACTGTTTATTTTCCGGTGGAGATGTATATAAAGCAGAGGAAAGTTGAGAAGTGGAGTATGAAGTGGGTTTGTTTGAAAATGTTGAGCGGTGGATGTTTAGTGATTACGGTGGTCGCCGGAGTTGGCTCGGTGGCTGGAGTAATGCTTGACCTTAAGGTTTACAAGCCGTTCAAGACTACTTACTAA
- the LOC106379077 gene encoding ultraviolet-B receptor UVR8-like, which yields MAEGEVTPPPRKVLIISAGASHSVALLSGEVVCSWGRGEDGQLGHGDAEDRSSPTQLSALDEHQIVSVTCGADHTVAYSQSRLEVYSWGWGDFGRLGHGNSSDLFTPLPIKALQGIRIKQIACGDSHCLAVTMDGEVQSWGRNQNGQLGLGNTEDSLVPQKIQAFEGIRIKMVAAGAEHTAAVTEDGDLYGWGWGRYGNLGLGDRNDRLVPERVTSAGGEKMSMVACGWRHTISVSYSGALYTYGWSKYGQLGHGDLEDHLVPHKLEALGNSVISQISGGWRHTMALTSDGKLYGWGWNKFGQVGVGNNLDQCSPVQVRFPDDQKVVQVSCGWRHTLAVTERNNVFAWGRGTNGQLGIGESLDRNSPNIIEALSVDGASGQHIESSSFDPSSGKSWVSPSERYAVVPGETGQTESTSKGNGGDISVPQTDAKRVRL from the exons ATGGCGGAGGGTGAAGTTACGCCCCCACCTCGTAAAGTTCTCATCATATCCGCTGGTGCTAGCCACTCCGTCGCTCTCCTCT CTGGAGAGGTTGTTTGCTCATGGGGTCGAGGAGAGGATGGACAGTTAGGTCACGGAGACGCAGAGGATCGATCTTCCCCGACGCAGCTAAGCGCCTTGGATGAACACCAAATCGTTTCCGTTACCTGTGGTGCTGACCACACCGTTGCTTATTCACAGTCACGCTTGGAGGTCTACAGTTGGGGATG GGGAGATTTTGGGAGATTAGGCCATGGGAACTCGAGCGACTTGTTTACTCCGCTGCCAATCAAAGCATTGCAGGGTATTCGTATAAAGCAGATTGCTTGTGGGGATAGTCATTGTTTGGCTGTGACTATGGATGGAGAGGTGCAGAG CTGGGGGCGCAACCAGAATGGTCAACTTGGTCTAGGGAACACAGAAGATTCTCTAGTGCCTCAGAAGATTCAAGCCTTTGAG GGAATACGAATCAAAATGGTTGCTGCTGGTGCAGAACACACTGCTGCGGTTACAGAGGATGGTGATCTTTATGGATGGGGATGGGGAAGATATGGAAATTTGGGATTAGGTGACCGGAATGACCGCTTGGTTCCTGAAAGAGTTACCTCTGCTGGT GGTGAGAAGATGTCGATGGTTGCTTGTGGATGGCGGCACACAATATCAGTTTCTTACTCTGGAGCATTATATACTTATGGATGGAGCAAATATGGCCAACTAGGACATGGAGACTTGGAGGATCACCTTGTTCCTCACAAACTGGAAGCGCTAGGCAACAGCGTTATCTCTCAG ATTTCGGGAGGCTGGAGACATACAATGGCATTGACTTCTGATGGAAAACTATATGGATGGGGTTGGAATAAG TTTGGACAAGTAGGAGTGGGCAATAACTTAGATCAGTGTTCTCCTGTGCAAGTGCGATTTCCCGACGATCAG AAAGTAGTTCAGGTCTCATGTGGATGGAGACATACCTTGGCTGTGACTGAAAGAAACAATGTGTTTGCTTGGGGCAGAGGTACAAATGGACAGCTCGGTATTGGAGAATCACTTGACAG GAATTCTCCAAATATCATAGAGGCACTGAGTGTTGATGGAGCAAGTGGACAACATATAGAATCTTCTAGTTTTGATCCATCTTCAG GGAAAAGTTGGGTGTCACCTTCAGAGAGATATGCGGTTGTTCCTGGGGAAACT GGACAAACTGAGAGTACAAGCAAAGGCAATGGAGGTGATATCAGTGTCCCACAAACTGATGCCAAGCGTGTTCGACTTTGA
- the LOC125588762 gene encoding uncharacterized protein LOC125588762 encodes MTQGQWFVKSGGQKKQVPSVGLKISIPKFDNSNLIMGYSKTLIGRCMNPFKQDMQDLLFHLPRIWKVEERVVGADLGLGRFQFDFQEEEDITEVLKKEPFHFDNWMLSIVRWDPVVEENYPSKITFWVRAIGVPLHFWAEPTFRSIGEALGVVCGEDAIDINEGKIRVILDAFKPLIFSITVEFHSGEETVIALRYDRLHGFCRMCSSLRHDQSRCPTNNALVEDGVGPSEKPDQGNKALSYKGAVESRSTATNAGGYNGRPNQQSTGRNEVKGKGIDYEGGKQAGLAKGGPVRKYRDQGRSTTRYVRQAGYLPPQELRDSYAIATGGINGLKNQEVGSHLDAQQKLMLDAFKSGGKGEGSESKARKALLFEEEIAGEEHLETTGEERVVGPQVQEVMETLALPMELSREVAKSMGEVAESKCSGVENGSNHVEQRGNKVEEVIPEMVAGLDDEEDNLEYEMMEDGEDDVALDQVVSDQTFSNDVEMVTEGITHLEEGLPTDESAELAGEKEHQVPKKKSGKLNAAVMGGNAKKRLVQGLVSPRKKVMAKQASKGVEKGPAHTKKASVKPKSDQD; translated from the coding sequence ATGACTCAAGGGCAATGGTTCGTTAAGTCTGGGGGACAGAAGAAGCAAGTACCGAGTGTAGGCTTGAAGATTTCGATCCCGAAGTTTGATAACTCCAACCTCATCATGGGGTATTCAAAGACGCTGATTGGCCGCTGTATGAATCCTTTCAAACAGGATATGCAGGATTTGCTTTTCCATCTCCCAAGAATATGGAAAGTGGAGGAGAGAGTGGTGGGTGCGGATTTGGGACTTGGAAGATTCCAATTTGATTTTCAGGAGGAAGAGGATATCACCGAGGTGCTTAAGAAGGAGCCTTTCCATTTTGATAACTGGATGTTATCCATTGTGAGATGGGATCCGGTGGTGGAGGAGAATTACCCTTCCAAGATCACTTTTTGGGTGAGAGCTATTGGAGTTCCCCTGCATTTTTGGGCGGAGCCAACTTTTAGGAGCATCGGAGAGGCGTTGGGAGTAGTTTGTGGAGAGGATGCTATAGATATAAATGAGGGGAAGATCCGTGTTATACTGGATGCTTTCAAGCCTTTGATTTTCTCTATTACTGTGGAGTTTCACAGTGGAGAGGAGACTGTGATTGCCTTGAGGTATGATCGACTTCATGGCTTTTGTAGGATGTGCTCAAGCTTGAGACATGATCAGTCAAGGTGTCCCACAAATAACGCTTTGGTGGAGGATGGCGTGGGTCCGTCTGAGAAGCCAGACCAAGGAAATAAGGCTTTGAGTTACAAAGGGGCAGTGGAGTCTCGCTCTACCGCGACAAATGCTGGTGGGTATAACGGGAGGCCGAATCAACAGTCGACGGGGAGGAATGAAGTCAAAGGAaaaggaatagattatgagggtGGAAAACAAGCTGGCTTAGCTAAAGGGGGTCCTGTGCGGAAGTATAGAGATCAAGGGAGATCAACGACGAGGTATGTTCGGCAGGCGGGATATCTACCACCTCAGGAGCTAAGGGATAGCTATGCTATAGCTACGGGGGGTATCAATGGTTTAAAAAATCAGGAAGTCGGGAGTCATCTGGATGCACAACAAAAATTGATGCTAGATGCTTTCAAGAGTGGAGGAAAAGGAGAGGGGTCAGAGTCAAAGGCTCGTAAGGCCTTGCTTTTTGAGGAAGAAATTGCTGGAGAGGAACATTTGGAAACAACAGGAGAGGAACGTGTAGTAGGGCCTCAAGTGCAGGAAGTTATGGAGACATTGGCCTTACCTATGGAGCTTTCTAGGGAGGTGGCAAAAAGTATGGGGGAAGTAGCTGAGAGTAAGTGCTCTGGAGTGGAGAATGGGAGTAACCATGTGGAACAGAGGGGAAACAAGGTGGAGGAGGTGATTCCGGAGATGGTGGCAGGtttagatgatgaagaagataatTTGGAGTATGAGATGATGGAGGATGGAGAGGATGATGTGGCGCTGGACCAAGTTGTCTCGGATCAGACGTTTTCTAATGACGTGGAGATGGTGACTGAGGGTATTACTCACTTGGAGGAAGGTTTGCCAACTGATGAAAGTGCTGAACTAGCTGGAGAGAAAGAGCATCAGGTCCCAAAAAAGAAAAGCGGGAAACTTAATGCGGCGGTGATGGGGGGGAATGCAAAGAAGAGATTGGTGCAGGGTTTGGTCTCTCCAAGGAAGAAGGTAATGGCAAAGCAGGCTAGTAAGGGGGTTGAGAAGGGCCCAGCTCACACAAAGAAGGCTTCGGTGAAGCCGAAATCTGATCAGGACTAG